In Zea mays cultivar B73 chromosome 7, Zm-B73-REFERENCE-NAM-5.0, whole genome shotgun sequence, the following proteins share a genomic window:
- the LOC118471902 gene encoding putative disease resistance protein RGA3 isoform X2, which translates to MRSGTSLTMEKVLMIHLFQEQLREALDKLRSMIVDMNELVMFLMSYPRLYRQPYSMHILLCNCMFGRQMEAQLVISFLLHTKPHSSEELEVLPVVGPLGVGKSTLIAHVCKYERVRDYLSEILWLHDCDFTDDELTFRQGGAMKRQILLSNLKKGKRLLVVIELYGNLCEDGWNRFYRASRRSFLSGSKIIVTSCSDKIVKFGTTPALTLKHLSPEAYWYFFKTLTFGSTDPEMHPRFAQLVMEIARLQIRSINSAYTTSNLLRDNFSIHFWCKVLSFLRGFIQKHICKFGVHPFELLNKNKPVQLGRMASLSEDFMICHEYRCSPQEGVPEIRMQDVMYGSNKKQGKFEVLGWRSQIPPYYSYVYVCEIRERKITGAKRKHCVEDGATSS; encoded by the exons ATGCGTTCAGGTACCAGCCTCACTATGGAGAAGGTGCTAATGATCCATCTG TTTCAGGAACAACTACGAGAGGCACTCGACAAATTGAGATCCATGATTGTTGATATGAATGAGTTGGTCATGTTCTTGATGAGCTACCCTCGCCTGTATCGCCAGCCATACAGCATGCATATCCTTCTGTGTAACTGCATGTTTGGTCGCCAGATGGAAGCACAACTTGTCATTAGTTTCCTTTTGCACACAAAACCTCATAGTTCTGAAGAATTGGAGGTCCTGCCAGTTGTTGGTCCACTCGGAGTCGGTAAGAGTACACTAATCGCTCATGTTTGCAAGTATGAAAGAGTCCGTGATTATTTATCAGAAATCTTGTGGTTGCATGACTGTGATTTCACGGATGATGAGCTAACTTTCAGACAGGGAGGTGCAATGAAACGTCAGATTCTTTTGTCAAACTTGAAGAAAGGCAAGAGATTGCTAGTTGTTATTGAACTATATGGCAATCTCTGTGAAGATGGATGGAACAGGTTTTACCGTGCTTCCAGACGGAGCTTTCTTAGCGGTAGTAAAATCATCGTGACTAGTTGTTCAGACAAGATTGTAAAGTTCGGAACAACACCAGCTCTAACTCTGAAGCACCTGTCCCCTGAGGCTTACTGGTATTTCTTCAAGACACTTACATTTGGAAGCACGGATCCCGAGATGCACCCTAGGTTTGCACAGCTGGTCATGGAGATAGCTAGACTGCAGATTCGTTCAATCAATAGTGCATATACTACCTCTAATTTGTTGAGGGACAATTTTAGCATACACTTCTGGTGTAAGGTGCTGAGCTTCTTGAGAGGGTTCATCCAGAAGCATATCTGCAAATTCGGTGTGCATCCTTTTGAACTTCTAAACAAAAACAAGCCTGTACAGCTTGGAAGAATGGCTTCACTTTCTGAAGATTTCATGATTTGTCATGAGTATCGCTGCTCTCCCCAAGAGGGGGTTCCAGAGATAAGAATGCAAGATGTGATGTATGGAAGCAATAAGAAGCAAGGAAAATTTGAGGTCCTAGGATGGAGATCTCAGATACCCCCCTACTACAGCTATGTCTATGTTTGTGAGATTCGAGAGCGAAAAATTACAGGTGCAAAGAGGAAGCACTGTGTGGAAGATGGAGCCACATCCAGTTAA
- the LOC118471902 gene encoding uncharacterized protein isoform X1: protein MESFLSAILGELISRSMNFIINKWSKPLTLDMEESIQGALLQAQVIIEEAMGRHITNQAMLLQLGMLRDAMHRGYYTLDAFRYQPHYGEGANDPSGRRFLTLSKAPCVKDLYFTSPTVQFQEQLREALDKLRSMIVDMNELVMFLMSYPRLYRQPYSMHILLCNCMFGRQMEAQLVISFLLHTKPHSSEELEVLPVVGPLGVGKSTLIAHVCKYERVRDYLSEILWLHDCDFTDDELTFRQGGAMKRQILLSNLKKGKRLLVVIELYGNLCEDGWNRFYRASRRSFLSGSKIIVTSCSDKIVKFGTTPALTLKHLSPEAYWYFFKTLTFGSTDPEMHPRFAQLVMEIARLQIRSINSAYTTSNLLRDNFSIHFWCKVLSFLRGFIQKHICKFGVHPFELLNKNKPVQLGRMASLSEDFMICHEYRCSPQEGVPEIRMQDVMYGSNKKQGKFEVLGWRSQIPPYYSYVYVCEIRERKITGAKRKHCVEDGATSS from the coding sequence ATGGAAAGTTTCCTTTCTGCAATCCTGGGTGAGCTGATATCTCGATCCATGAATTTCATCATCAACAAGTGGTCAAAGCCACTGACACTGGACATGGAGGAAAGCATACAAGGGGCTCTTCTTCAAGCACAGGTCATCATTGAGGAGGCCATGGGACGGCACATCACGAATCAAGCTATGCTCCTGCAGCTGGGCATGCTAAGGGACGCCATGCACCGAGGCTATTACACACTTGATGCGTTCAGGTACCAGCCTCACTATGGAGAAGGTGCTAATGATCCATCTGGTAGGCGCTTTCTGACCCTATCCAAGGCACCCTGTGTAAAGGATCTCTATTTCACCAGTCCAACTGTACAGTTTCAGGAACAACTACGAGAGGCACTCGACAAATTGAGATCCATGATTGTTGATATGAATGAGTTGGTCATGTTCTTGATGAGCTACCCTCGCCTGTATCGCCAGCCATACAGCATGCATATCCTTCTGTGTAACTGCATGTTTGGTCGCCAGATGGAAGCACAACTTGTCATTAGTTTCCTTTTGCACACAAAACCTCATAGTTCTGAAGAATTGGAGGTCCTGCCAGTTGTTGGTCCACTCGGAGTCGGTAAGAGTACACTAATCGCTCATGTTTGCAAGTATGAAAGAGTCCGTGATTATTTATCAGAAATCTTGTGGTTGCATGACTGTGATTTCACGGATGATGAGCTAACTTTCAGACAGGGAGGTGCAATGAAACGTCAGATTCTTTTGTCAAACTTGAAGAAAGGCAAGAGATTGCTAGTTGTTATTGAACTATATGGCAATCTCTGTGAAGATGGATGGAACAGGTTTTACCGTGCTTCCAGACGGAGCTTTCTTAGCGGTAGTAAAATCATCGTGACTAGTTGTTCAGACAAGATTGTAAAGTTCGGAACAACACCAGCTCTAACTCTGAAGCACCTGTCCCCTGAGGCTTACTGGTATTTCTTCAAGACACTTACATTTGGAAGCACGGATCCCGAGATGCACCCTAGGTTTGCACAGCTGGTCATGGAGATAGCTAGACTGCAGATTCGTTCAATCAATAGTGCATATACTACCTCTAATTTGTTGAGGGACAATTTTAGCATACACTTCTGGTGTAAGGTGCTGAGCTTCTTGAGAGGGTTCATCCAGAAGCATATCTGCAAATTCGGTGTGCATCCTTTTGAACTTCTAAACAAAAACAAGCCTGTACAGCTTGGAAGAATGGCTTCACTTTCTGAAGATTTCATGATTTGTCATGAGTATCGCTGCTCTCCCCAAGAGGGGGTTCCAGAGATAAGAATGCAAGATGTGATGTATGGAAGCAATAAGAAGCAAGGAAAATTTGAGGTCCTAGGATGGAGATCTCAGATACCCCCCTACTACAGCTATGTCTATGTTTGTGAGATTCGAGAGCGAAAAATTACAGGTGCAAAGAGGAAGCACTGTGTGGAAGATGGAGCCACATCCAGTTAA
- the LOC103631901 gene encoding putative disease resistance protein RGA3, producing MESFISAALGELMIRSINFIINKLSKPPALAMEESLQRTLLRAQAIDEEAMGRHITNQAMIQQLSMLRDAMHRGSYALDAFRYEPHYGEDDSDQVVSGSMSLSKVPFAKDQYFFGRTAQFREQLQEALDRLGSMIVDLNELVMFLASYPRLHCQPYNMHILLGNCMFGRQVEAELVIKFLLHTQLHSSEELEVLPIVGPPRVGKSTLVAHVCKDERVQGHFSEIVWLNDLDFTDGEHQNQVSNSNKDKRLLVVIELSGNLYEDAWNRFYLASKRSFCSGSKIVLTSSSDRAVKFGTSQALTLNHLSHEAYWYFFKTLAFGSIDPEAHPRLAQVAMEIARTQNRSINAAYTICYLMRNNFNIHFWCKVLRFFRVFVQNHVSKFNKHPYDLLNQNRPIQISRMATPSEYVIIRRQYQCSSQEEVPKIRGQDVVYGSMKTCGKFEVLAWRSLIPPYYSSVHTYEIQEPRTTSVGS from the coding sequence ATGGAAAGTTTTATATCTGCTGCCCTGGGTGAATTGATGATTAGATCCATAAATTTCATCATCAACAAGCTCTCGAAGCCGCCGGCACTGGCCATGGAGGAAAGCCTACAAAGGACTCTTCTCCGAGCACAGGCCATCGACGAGGAGGCCATGGGGCGGCACATCACAAATCAAGCTATGATCCAGCAGCTAAGCATGCTGAGAGATGCCATGCACCGAGGCTCTTACGCACTCGACGCCTTCAGGTACGAGCCTCACTATGGCGAGGATGACAGCGATCAAGTTGTGAGTGGATCTATGTCCCTGTCCAAGGTACCCTTTGCAAAGGATCAATATTTCTTCGGTCGAACTGCACAGTTTCGGGAACAACTACAAGAGGCACTTGACAGATTGGGCTCCATGATTGTTGATCTGAATGAGTTGGTGATGTTCTTGGCGAGCTACCCTCGCCTGCATTGCCAACCTTACAACATGCATATCCTACTGGGTAACTGCATGTTCGGTCGCCAGGTGGAAGCAGAACTTGTCATTAAATTTCTGCTGCACACACAGCTTCATAGTTCTGAAGAACTGGAGGTGCTGCCAATTGTCGGTCCACCCAGAGTCGGCAAGAGTACCCTAGTCGCTCATGTTTGCAAGGACGAAAGAGTCCAAGGTCATTTCTCAGAAATCGTGTGGCTGAATGACCTTGATTTTACAGATGGAGAGCATCAAAATCAAGTGTCAAACTCGAACAAAGACAAGAGATTGCTAGTTGTTATAGAACTATCTGGAAATCTGTATGAAGATGCTTGGAACAGGTTCTATCTTGCTTCCAAACGGAGCTTTTGTAGCGGGAGTAAAATCGTACTCACAAGCAGTTCAGACAGAGCTGTAAAGTTTGGAACATCACAGGCTCTAACTCTGAATCATCTGTCTCATGAAGCATACTGGTATTTCTTCAAGACACTTGCATTTGGAAGCATTGATCCTGAGGCACACCCAAGGCTTGCACAAGTAGCCATGGAGATAGCCAGAACGCAGAATCGTTCAATCAATGCCGCATACACCATCTGTTATTTGATGAGGAACAATTTTAACATCCACTTTTGGTGCAAGGTTCTGAGATTCTTCAGAGTGTTCGTCCAGAATCATGTCTCCAAATTCAACAAGCATCCATATGATCTTTTGAACCAAAACAGACCAATACAGATTAGCCGAATGGCTACACCTTCTGAATATGTCATTATTCGTCGTCAGTATCAGTGCTCTTCACAAGAGGAGGTTCCCAAGATAAGAGGCCAAGATGTAGTGTATGGAAGCATGAAGACTTGCGGAAAATTTGAGGTCCTAGCATGGAGATCTCTAATACCCCCCTACTATAGCTCTGTCCATACTTATGAGATTCAAGAGCCAAGGACTACAAGTGTAGGAAGCTGA
- the LOC103631902 gene encoding uncharacterized protein, with translation MEADPPLPPASALMEELVEEVLLRFPPADPASLVRAALVCRRWRRIVTGPRFRRRYRDLHLHRGRGGSHPPMLGFLANAGAGTRFVPTSTFRLAPARARAPADGLLLGGWRALDARHGRALLRRDTGRDAPVDCELAVWDPATGRRTDLPRLPWSPYPYSWNAAVLCAATITASACDHLDCCGGGGHFLVVVVGTNHAEMFSHVYSSEAGAWNASASASARHPDDNVDFAPSALAGNALYFAFQTGAAALEYDLGTREMAVVRLPPPPRLDWQRAVLATRDDGRLGLATAGKSTIYLWAREAPPRGDGSWVQTNYLLANYKGNEWK, from the coding sequence ATGGAAGCTGATCCGCCGTTGCCGCCAGCGAGCGCACTGATGgaggagctcgtggaggaggtcCTGCTGCGCTTCCCACCTGCGGACCCGGCAAGCCTCGTCCGGGCCGCGCTCGTCTGCAGACGCTGGCGCCGCATCGTCACGGGCCCGCGGTTCCGCCGCCGCTACCGCGACCTCCACCTCCACCGCGGGCGCGGGGGTTCGCATCCCCCGATGCTGGGCTTCCTCGCCAACGCCGGCGCGGGGACCCGCTTCGTGCCCACCTCCACCTTCCGCCTCGcacccgcgcgcgcgcgcgcgcccgcggacGGCCTCCTCCTCGGCGGCTGGCGCGCGCTCGACGCCCGCCACGGCCGCGCCCTCCTGCGCCGGGACACCGGCCGCGACGCGCCCGTCGACTGCGAGCTCGCCGTCTGGGACCCCGCCACGGGCCGCCGCACGGACCTGCCCCGCCTCCCCTGGTCGCCCTACCCCTACAGCTGGAACGCCGCCGTGCTCTGCGCCGCCACAATCACCGCCTCCGCCTGTGACCACCTCGAttgctgcggcggcggcggccacttCCTCGTCGTCGTGGTGGGCACCAACCACGCGGAGATGTTCTCCCATGTCTACTCGTCGGAGGCGGGCGCGTGGAACGCGTCCGCGTCCGCGTCCGCTCGGCACCCCGACGACAACGTCGACTTCGCGCCCAGCGCGCTCGCTGGGAACGCGCTCTACTTCGCGTTCCAGACGGGCGCGGCGGCCCTGGAGTACGATTTGGGCACGCGGGAGATGGCGGTGGTGcgcctgccgccgccgccacgcTTGGACTGGCAGCGAGCTGTGCTCGCCACAAGGGACGATGGTCGTCTGGGACTCGCCACGGCAGGCAAGTCCACGATCTACCTGTGGGCGAGGGAGGCGCCGCCTCGAGGAGATGGGAGTTGGGTACAGACTAACTATCTACTGGCTAACTACAAAGGAAACGAATGGAAATAA
- the LOC103631897 gene encoding putative disease resistance protein RGA3 — protein sequence MESFLPAALGELMAQHINFIINKCFKPHTMVMEESLQRALLRAQVIDEEAMGRHITNQAMIQQLGMLRDAMHRGYYALDAFRYQPHCGEDCNDPAIRGMLSLSKVPSPKEPYFFSQTAQSRVQLQDALDGLSSMIVDLNESVMFLMSYPRLYRQPYSMHILLANCMFGRHMEAELVVKFLLHTPPHCSRELEVMPIVGPPRVGKSTLVAHVCKDGRVCDYFSEILWLCESDFTSDELAGRQGCGMKRQNCMPNLNRGKRLLVVIELCGNLYEDAWNRLYLVSKRSFPSGSKIIVTSHSDTIVKFGTTPALTLKPLSHEAYWYFFKALTFESMDPKMHPTLAQLAMEIARMLHGSFHGAHITSYLLREKFNIHFWFKFLCFLRGFIQKHVSEIGVNPFDLLNQNRPVQHGRMATPSEDLIVCHQYHRSSQEEVPEIRIQDVLYGSTKRHGKFEVLVWRSQIPPYYSYVNVCEIRERKITGAKRKHPMKDRTTF from the coding sequence ATGGAAAGTTTTCTTCCTGCAGCCCTGGGAGAGCTCATGGCTCAACACATAAACTTCATCATCAACAAGTGCTTCAAGCCGCACACAATGGTCATGGAGGAAAGCCTACAAAGGGCTCTTCTCCGAGCACAGGTCATCGATGAGGAGGCCATGGGACGGCACATCACAAATCAAGCCATGATCCAGCAGCTGGGCATGCTGAGAGATGCCATGCACCGAGGCTATTACGCGCTCGATGCCTTCAGGTACCAGCCTCACTGTGGAGAGGACTGCAATGATCCAGCTATTAGGGGCATGCTATCCCTATCCAAGGTACCCTCTCCAAAGGAACCCTATTTCTTCAGCCAAACTGCGCAGTCCCGGGTACAACTACAAGATGCACTTGACGGATTGAGTTCCATGATTGTTGATCTAAATGAGTCAGTCATGTTCTTGATGAGCTATCCTCGTCTATACCGCCAACCTTACAGCATGCATATCCTACTGGCTAACTGCATGTTTGGTCGCCATATGGAAGCAGAACTTGTTGTTAAATTTCTGTTGCACACACCCCCTCACTGCTCTCGAGAATTGGAGGTCATGCCAATTGTGGGGCCACCCAGAGTCGGCAAGAGTACCTTAGTGGCTCATGTTTGCAAGGACGGAAGAGTCTGTGATTATTTCTCAGAAATCTTGTGGTTGTGCGAGTCTGATTTTACAAGTGATGAGCTAGCTGGCAGACAAGGGTGTGGAATGAAACGTCAAAATTGTATGCCAAACTTGAACAGAGGCAAGAGATTGCTTGTTGTTATTGAACTGTGTGGAAATCTATATGAAGATGCATGGAATAGGCTGTACCTTGTTTCCAAACGGAGCTTTCCTAGTGGTAGTAAAATCATAGTCACAAGCCATTCAGACACGATTGTAAAGTTTGGAACAACACCGGCTCTAACTCTGAAGCCTCTGTCCCATGAGGCGTACTGGTATTTCTTCAAGGCTCTTACGTTTGAAAGCATGGATCCCAAGATGCATCCAACGCTTGCACAGCTTGCAATGGAGATAGCTAGAATGTTGCATGGTTCGTTCCATGGTGCACACATCACATCTTATTTGCTGAGGGAAAAATTTAACATACACTTTTGGTTCAAGTTTCTGTGCTTCTTGAGAGGGTTCATCCAGAAGCATGTCTCCGAGATCGGTGTCAATCCATTTGATCTTCTGAACCAAAATAGACCTGTACAACATGGAAGAATGGCTACACCTTCCGAAGATTTAATAGTTTGTCATCAGTATCACCGTTCTTCACAAGAGGAGGTTCCGGAGATAAGGATCCAAGATGTGCTGTATGGAAGCACTAAGAGACATGGAAAATTTGAGGTCCTAGTATGGAGATCTCAGATACCCCCTTACTACAGCTATGTCAATGTTTGTGAGATTCGAGAGCGTAAAATTACAGGTGCTAAGAGGAAGCACCCTATGAAAGATAGAACTACTTTCTGA